CTATGTTGGAGTATTATCATTATATTCATTAAATTCTCTTGTTTGGCTATTGTCCTGCTTTTGGGTTCCTCCCTAGCACCTCCATACTGCTCACTCATAAGATTActtttatacatattatacaacaCTGAGATATGGCTGTGAAAGGTTGTGAAATTGCAACTGATTTGTATttagagtgtttgtgtataatacTTACCAGCAACAGAAGCATTAACCAGGGACACACAAGTGCCTGTGATCAAGGCTCTTAGCACTAAAGCAGAAATATCACTTTTTCTTGAAGGACAAATGGTAGCtgtgacaaaaagaaaaaaattacatggTCATTAGTAAAGCATAATTCTCATGATTCTCCTGCATCACTACATTTTGTAATTTGCAGTTAATATTTACCACCATGCCCGCAGattcttaaaacattttaaaacaaaattttaagATGAAAGGTTATAAAATGTCAAATACTGCGTTTAACAATTTGGTACTTAAGGCCAGTTTAGATATCACTGAACCTAATTTGGTCAAATTGAAAAATTCTAACCAGTGTTAGAAATAAGTTCCAGAAAACAGAGGTGTCTTCATggataaaagacccaaatgcaaaTCATAAAAAGGGGGTTTTAATGAccggaaaaaataaagaagggcTAGAAACACAAGGAAActggaaacacaaaacacaggaacacagaaacaGGAGCAAATCAAAGACAATAAACACAGGTGATACacgaaacaaaaagaaaagcacatggcacaagacacaaAAACTGCCAGAAAATCCCCCTAGTTTCCAGGTAGGGAATACTCCCAGCCATTCCTGACAATAAGAGGCTGATGGAGCCAGAGTCTGAGTAGTATTTACTGCCAGTTGGacagtgtgtctgcatctgcCCCAGGATTATGATTATTAACAACCTCCCTTCTCCTGGGAGTGTGCCCAATAAAACAAGTGCAAAACTTTGCAAGTGCAAAATGGGTTGTTGATATGTGTTGTTGTATCTAGCAGCAGTAGTGTTATGTATAGCATATAGCATTAATTAGGAATAatttatgaatacattttatttaaatataaacatgttgCTGTCAGACCATACATTTGCTAAGCTATACTGCCTTAATTAAAAATGGAAGTcctaaaagcagaaaaaataaacttcCTCTGtctacaaattattttttccaaTAGTCCTCTAGCTTGTCAATGTGATCTATAGCAAACTTCAGACAGGCAGCAATGTACTTTTTGGAGAGCAGCAGCTTTCTCCTTGCAACTCTGCCATGTTATCCTGATGGTGgactcatgaacattaacattatccAATTTAAGAGAGGCCTCACAGACAATTACACTTGACCAAACCAGGGTAGGGTAGTAATAGTCTTAAATTTCCTCTATTTTTACATAATCTGTCTGACTGTTGATTTGTGGTCAAAACTCTTTAGAGATTATTTTGTAACCTTTTTCAGCCAGATGAGCAACAACACTTCCACAAATATGTGttgtgaagtgatgaagagaTGTAATGACAGATAAATAAGACCCCTTTTCTTTACATAAAACAGGACTTTCAGTGACACCTGGTTGTCATTCCATTGATTGAAAACTCTGATTTCACAATCAAATTAACTGCTAATAGCAGATGTTTGCATACGTTTGCCACTCACAGACAATATTAGATCATTATCctatataataattttccagtataatatttttgtctcatttgtttgattgagGTCACTTTTTCTACTTTTAGGACCTCTGCTAAAATTTGATGATGTGTtaggtcatatttatgcagaaatatataaaatggttTCATTAAATTTCAAGCAACACTATATATCTTGCTATTAGGCTAATCATACTctaataatttattaacaaagaaTTAACTTTCTATAGCAGttaatatatactgttataatttatataataatatacattatataaaattgATACTAAAGCTTAATGGAGGTTAATCAAAACTTGACTATTGTACTCATTTCATTGAATGCCCATTTATGAACTCTTTTATGCAATCATATGATATTAAATTTGAATACTTACACATGCCTCCAATCACAATGCCAAGTGAACTGAAGTTGGCAAAACCACACAGAGCATAGGTGCTGATGATCTCTGACCTGACCTTAAATGAAAAACACTATGCACTTAAGGAGGTATTGGGCAATCACATAaccaaatgtaatatttttatgaatttttataattgttttttcgttttctttttttccacacaatgtATTAATGTCTGTTTCTActaaacattcaatttaattaaaatataacatttagtaGAAACCcagacattttaataaatttctTTTTCACAAGTTTtctaaattttctttttctaaattcAGAAAGTGTTCCAATATTTAAAACGTAAAAAAAAGTactatatttacatttgaaaCACAGCATTCTGTGATTAGATTACAATGCATTTCTTATTGTTGGCTTTAGAAAGACAGAATACAACAACTCACTGAAATGTATTTTCCCACTTCTGTGATGCCATTTAATCGGTTGTTTTTCAGGTTTGCCAGCTTCTCATAAGCTATGAATTCATTAAGGAACAGTTTTGTCCCAATAAGTTCAGCCACAACGAAGCACTCATTGAATGGTATGCCCATCATGAAGGCCACTGGCATGAATACATATGAGCAGATGAGCTAAAGTGTTGGAGGCAAATGTCACTTTAGGCATACTTATTACTTATTAACCATTACAATGAAGTGCATAGTGATTGCAGTGATATTGGACCTCAAATGTGATGTGTGGATATCCCACCATTCCTCCCAGCCAGGACAAAGCTGCATTGATGAAAGCCAAAATAGCAAGAAATCCAATCAAGTTTGCAGCTATGTTAGCCACAAGCCCAACAGAAGCAGATGCTCCAGCAGAAGCAGCCTCCAAAATATTCTGCTCACCACTAATCAAgaacaacagacagacatataaatgcAGCAATTTGGACAATTTTCTCATATTAGGAACATTATTGTGTCACAATTGTATGGGACCTTACCCGCTTTCTAATTTGATATTGTCTTCAGATTTAAATTTGCTATCTTCTGTTTCAGGATATGAGAGTTTGGACAAGGCCAATGCACATGGAGCAGCCATTACAGATGCAGCAATCAAAGAGGATGCATCAATCTGGGAAGGTTAAATTTTTAATAAGCACAAATATAGTGAAAAGTGATCTGTGCCATGAATTAAAGACTAAGACCTGAATTagttaaaattgtaaaatttttGACATTGATGTTGAAGTTTGCACTGATATTCAACCAGTGGGCTGATTTGCGTATTTTCAGAAACTAATCTCCtagttcagtcaggaccacttgagtcaaaataaagacaattctttgacatatttaaatttttaatttgcaagcttataaaatttacatttggcggtatggctctgttctgaattccccatcattttcatgagctccatgaaagctagtcagggaacagcagcagcttcgtggggggacaatctcccatttaactgggaaagcagcaagacaaaatcccccatttagaacagagcctgcatcagtgacaacagaatgacactgattacgttaacacaaagtttcaaggaggagctcGGGGAGAATTGTTTACCGATTGTTTACTAACTAATTGTTTACCTAGTTTACCGAGAATTGTGCAAATAACAAAACtatcatagattttttttaaaaaaaacacctggtCTGTTTCTAATCTTCACATGTTCAGTTTGCTGAGCCTGTGCCCATGATATCCACAGATTATTGTTTTTGGCTGACAGTAATGGAACTTAAaattcttctgctgttgtatgCCATACATCTCAAAGTTCAATGTTTTCTGCAGATTgtgatacttttctgctcaccgtgaTTGTAAAGAGGGATTATATGAGTTATTACATTCTTTCTGGTAGCCATTCTTCTTAGACCTCTCTTTaacatcaacaaggcatttccactCTCAGAACTGTCACTCAATCAGTGTTTTTATACCATTCTGTGTGAACTATTGAGTCTGTTGTTCACTGAAATTGTTCAACTGTTTCGGAAATATTCAAACCATGCCATGGTAAAAGTCAAAGAGATCACACCTTTtccacattctgatgtttgatgtcaaCAATAACTGAAGCCCCTACTTGGATTTGCaagattttattaattttgctGCTGTCACATTATGTCTGTTTAACTccataaacaaaaaagtgaaaGGTGTTCATACTAAAGTGCATTTTTCTGTGCTTCAGTGATTCTGAAATAATGCTGGATCATTactcaaaaaaattataattgtaGACAACATTTCTCACcccaaatgaaatgaaagctcCCATCACACTGCCAGCAATTGTTGCAAAACCTCCAACAATGACAGCATGGATCTCAGAATTGGTCATGTCTTTTAAATAGGGACGAATTAGTAACGGTGCttctgtctgaaaaaaaaagcaatgattTACAACTCATACAGATGCTTTCATTAGTGGAATTTATTCGAGTTCATGgctaaaattattttacataaatagaataaataaagaaattacaggattaaaaatatatatataaatgaatagtgTTAAAAATGAGGTCAAGTTTTAGCATAGCCTATTGTAAAGCGATTAGCCCAAATTTGATTTAATCTCACTAAAATCCATTTGTAATTACAATGAATACATGCATATTCTCAGAATGTATTTTTCTGGAACAGAGGCTGCCTTTTTTAACTGGTGCATATAATGATACTGAGAAGTAGTGCTAAAATTCTCACATTTaaaattataatgcattatattaCCTGTCCAACAAATATATTCCCTGTAACAGACAACGATTCTGTAGGAGATGTTCCCATTGTTATCTGCATAATCCAGGAAATCtgtaaaaacagacaaaatgttcACAACTACACCTATTCCATGGACCTTAGATACCGGAAGATTATACTGAATCTCACCTTAATGATGATCCATTGCATAACACCAAGGAAATAGAGTACTGACATAATACTGCTGAAAAATATCACAATAGGCAAAACctacaaaaaagacagaatccTGTCTTAGTTGCTTTATAGATAACAAAAAATCAGTTCAGTGGGTATTCTGCAAAAAGTTGATAATCACTGACCTGAAAGGCAAAGATGCCTGAATCTACCAAACTGCCAAACACAAAAGATGAGCCAGAATGGGTGTAATTTAAAAACgtctaaaaatgaacaaataatgtaaatgttagtgAAATTAATATGTACAAAAACTGGAACAATGTTTtttaaagttatatatatatatataatatcaacCCCCACagttatttgtacttaaaatgcaTAATATcaggtgcaaattattagaagcattttgcattttacatttttctacaGAACATTTTGAAGGCGGCTTGCCTTATTTAAgcctcagatatttagtttggtttgtaACTGCACAACCTTAATTATAATGGGAGGTGTGCAAAGATAAAAACCTTGttgtctaagaaaaacatgagatCAAGACTAAAGTTTGTGAAAGAACAGAGACAAAGGCTAAGACTTCTGTAGTAATCTGCTTTGGACAGATGTGTCTAAAATGCAATTATTTGGAGACCATAACAGAGGGCGTTTGGCCTAAACCAGCTCATCATCATAGAATCCaccttaaatattaaatcagaAGGTGCTTGAAGAACATGAGACCATTTG
Above is a window of Tachysurus vachellii isolate PV-2020 chromosome 9, HZAU_Pvac_v1, whole genome shotgun sequence DNA encoding:
- the slc28a1 gene encoding sodium/nucleoside cotransporter 1 isoform X2, coding for MMNLDDIELKNSSQHNGSGVDNLGFEAEEETISNHNFQLREKESEKESKSFISKLFKPFMAIENFLKAHSRIFKYIILGILGAGYAAYFVAACWINFQKSIALVVLTSMTVFFALYDFVKRSKGDTIKHFLKPVVGCFKTNFRWIKWVFILLVVGLLVTWLVLDTRQNPEQLISFAGVCLFILGLFIFSANRYAVRWRTVFWGLGLQFVMGLFVIRTDPGFIAFNWLGAQIQTFLNYTHSGSSFVFGSLVDSGIFAFQVLPIVIFFSSIMSVLYFLGVMQWIIIKISWIMQITMGTSPTESLSVTGNIFVGQTEAPLLIRPYLKDMTNSEIHAVIVGGFATIAGSVMGAFISFGIDASSLIAASVMAAPCALALSKLSYPETEDSKFKSEDNIKLESGGEQNILEAASAGASASVGLVANIAANLIGFLAILAFINAALSWLGGMLICSYVFMPVAFMMGIPFNECFVVAELIGTKLFLNEFIAYEKLANLKNNRLNGITEVGKYISVRSEIISTYALCGFANFSSLGIVIGGMSTICPSRKSDISALVLRALITGTCVSLVNASVAGLLSHPQLDCIDVFTNSVFNTTNTKIQTCCSELFESAVKNETMISFEGSWTLVKNATLYLIECCHLYNETVCI
- the slc28a1 gene encoding sodium/nucleoside cotransporter 1 isoform X1; amino-acid sequence: MMNLDDIELKNSSQHNGSGVDNLGFEAEEETISNHNFQLREKESEKESKSFISKLFKPFMAIENFLKAHSRIFKYIILGILGAGYAAYFVAACWINFQKSIALVVLTSMTVFFALYDFVKRSKGDTIKHFLKPVVGCFKTNFRWIKWVFILLVVGLLVTWLVLDTRQNPEQLISFAGVCLFILGLFIFSANRYAVRWRTVFWGLGLQFVMGLFVIRTDPGFIAFNWLGAQIQTFLNYTHSGSSFVFGSLVDSGIFAFQVLPIVIFFSSIMSVLYFLGVMQWIIIKISWIMQITMGTSPTESLSVTGNIFVGQTEAPLLIRPYLKDMTNSEIHAVIVGGFATIAGSVMGAFISFGIDASSLIAASVMAAPCALALSKLSYPETEDSKFKSEDNIKLESGGEQNILEAASAGASASVGLVANIAANLIGFLAILAFINAALSWLGGMVGYPHITFELICSYVFMPVAFMMGIPFNECFVVAELIGTKLFLNEFIAYEKLANLKNNRLNGITEVGKYISVRSEIISTYALCGFANFSSLGIVIGGMSTICPSRKSDISALVLRALITGTCVSLVNASVAGLLSHPQLDCIDVFTNSVFNTTNTKIQTCCSELFESAVKNETMISFEGSWTLVKNATLYLIECCHLYNETVCI